A segment of the Lolium perenne isolate Kyuss_39 chromosome 3, Kyuss_2.0, whole genome shotgun sequence genome:
AGCCACCTCCGGCCATGGCACGGTTCTCCCCCCACTTCTCGCGGCAACGAAGCCCACCCCtccaccccgccgccgccgccaccgccgcgcaCGTCCACAGCCTACTCGCCCTCCTCCTAAATCACCAATCCGCCAGACGCCCGCTCCTCCAGATCCACGCCCAGCTCATCACCCACAAGGTGTTCGACGGGCGTCCCACGCCATGGCACACCCTCCTCAAAGCCTACTCCCGCGGCCCCTTCCCGCAGGAGGCGCTGCACCTCTTCCGACACTCCCGCCGGCACGCGGCCTCCAACACCTACGCCTTCACCTTCGCCCTCGGGGCCTGCACCAGGCTGACATGGCCACATGCCACCCGGCAACTGCACGGTCTTCTAATCCGGAACGGGTTCGCGTGCCACGCCCACGTGCACACCGCCCTCACCAGCGCGTACCTCGCGTGCGGGCGCCTGGCGGACGCCCGGGCGGCGTTCGACGAGATGCCGGCGAAGAACGCGGTCTCCTGGAACGTGATGGTCACCGGGTTCGCTGGGCGCGGCGAGGCCGAGCACGCCAGGCTGCTCTTCGAGCGGATGCCGTCTAGGAACGTTGTGTCGTGGACCGGGATGATAGACGGGTACACGCGGTCTTCTCGCCATCTAGAGGCCGCTGAGCTTTTCCGCCGCATGATGGCGGAAGGCGTTAGCCCGAGCGAGATTACCGTTTTGGCGGTTGTGCCTGCAGTAGCCAGTATTGGAAGGGTTCTCTTGAGCGAGGCCctgcatggcttttgtgagaagacGGGTCTTCTTGTGCTGGATGTCCGAGTCGGGAACTCGCTCGTAGACTTGTATGCCAAGATTGGGTCGATACAGAGCTCGCTGAAGGTGTTCAGGGAAATGATGGAGAGGAGAAACTTGGTGTCATGGACGTCGATAATTTCGGGTTTCGCGATGCACGGGTTGTCAGCGGAGGCAGTTGAACTGTTTGCGGAGATGAGAAGGGCAGGCATCGCACCGAACAGGATCACTTTCTTGAGCGTTCTCAATGCTTGCAGCCATGGAGGGCTAGTGGAGCAAGGAGTAGCGTTTTTCAAAAGCATGGTTTACGAGTACAATATAAATCCAGAGATCAAGCATTTTGGGTGTGTCATAGACATGCTAGGTAGGGCTGGACGGTTGTGTGAGGCTGAGCAAGTAATAAGTGGGTTGCCCATGGAGGTTAATTCAGTCGTGTGGAGGACACTGCTGGGTTGCTGCAGTAAGTATGGAGAAGTGGAGATGGGGGAGAGGGCGATGAAGAAGATACTAGAAATCGAAACAGAATCCGGAGGTGATTTTGTGGTGGTATCCAATATGCTTACTGAGCATGGTAGGTTTAGTGACGCTGAAAGAGCACGGAAGCTAGTAGATGAGAGGAATGCTGTTAAGGTTCCTGGGCTTGCTTTGGTTGGTGCGAGCCAATAAGCTAGAACCAAATCGTGGGAAGAAGCTCTCACAGTTGAAGAATTTTTGTTCCATTACTAGAATTGTACCTCTTTGTATACTACCAAATGTGATCTCCCTACTTTATGGTGGGTTCATTCTGTTCTTTTACCTTACATATTTCTTGCAAAGTTACATAGTAACTAATAATTCAGTTTATTTCTTCTTCGCTGATGAATGATTGTTGAATGATAAGTATAACTTTGTTTTAAACACAACCATCTCCTTATCCACTCTTTGCTTTTTTATATATGTTaataagcatcaacatcatatgcTTGTATGTTCCACCTTCAAAAGGACCAGCTTACAGTATTATCTTTTGTCGCGTTTGTACTAATTTGTGGTATTATGTTCTGTTTCTGTTTCGCTTATCTTGTTAATCCCTTGCAGGAAGCACATGTGTTGAATGAGAAGTGCAGTACTGCTTTTCCCCTCACTGGCCCAGAGTTCATGGGAAAACCCAGTTTTTTTTCAGGATTGTAATCATAAAACCCATGAAAAAGCTTCATGGCCATCTCATTGTTTCTGGGCTGTACAACTGCCAATATGCAATGTCCAAGATTCTCAGATTTTATGCTGTTCTGCAACCAGATTTGGTTTCTGCTCATAAAGTATATGGGCAGATTGAAGCACCAACAACTTATCTTTGTAATATCATACTCAGAGGACTTACTCAAAGTAATGCACCAGAAGATGCAATTGCTTTCTACAAGAAGGCTCGAGGAGAAGGTATGGTGCCAGACAACCTGACATTTCCATTTGTAGTGAAGGCTTGTGGAAGATTTAATGCTCTTAAGGAAGGGAAACAGATGCACAACCATGTACTGAAATATGGGCTTCTTTCCGATATCTTCGTTTCCAATTCGCTGATTCATCTGTATGCTGCTTGTGGTGATTTGTGCTGTGCGAGATCTGTCTTTGATGAGATGCTAGTTGTGGATGTAGTATCCTGGAATTCCTTGATATGTGGATATAGCCAGTACAATAGACCGAAAGAAGTTTTAACGTTATTCAAGTTGATGCATGATGGAGGAGTAAAAGCTGATAAGATTACTATGGTCAAGGTTGTTTCTGCATGCACTCGTCTAGCAGATTGGAGCATGGCAGATTGCTTGGTTAGGTACATAGAGGATTACTGCATAGAGGTGGATGTTTACTTGGGTAATACTTTGATTGATTACTATGGCAGGCGTGGGCAGCTCCAATCAGCAGAAAAGGTTTTCTTTAACATGAAGGAGAGGAACGCTGTGACACTGAACACAATGATCACCGCGTATTCAAAAGGAGGAAATCTGGTTTCGGCAAGAAAATTATTCGAGGAAATTCCCAACAAAGATCTGATCGCATGGAGCTCGATGATATCTGGATATTCACAAGCTAGCCAGTTCTCCGATGCTCTGGAACTCTTCAGGCAGATGCAGAGAACCCAGGTGAAACCAGATGCAATTGTGATCACAAGTGTACTTTCCGCCTGCGGGCAGTTGGGCGCGCTTGATCTTGGTAGGTGGATTCATGAATATGTGAGGAGAAACAAGATCGAAGCTGACACCATTATGCACAATTCCCTGATTGACATGTATGCAAAATGTGGAAGTACCAAGGAAGCATTGCAAGTCTTCAAAGAAATGAAAGAGAAGGACACCTTGTCATGGAACTCGATCATACTAGGCCTGGCGAATAATGGCGGCGAAGAGGACGCTCTGAATGTGTTCCGGGCTATGCTCGCTGAAGGATTCAGGCCGACCGGGGTCACATTCCTCGGTGTGCTCATCGCCTGCGCCAACGCCGAGCTTGTCGGGGAAGGTCTTGACTACTTTGATAGCATGAAGTCAGTTCACAACATGGAACCAGAGATGAGGCACTACGGTTGCATCGTCGATCTCCTCGGCCGCGCTGGTCAGTTGGAGAAGGCACTGAGATTCATCGCCGAGATGCCCATGGTTCCTGACCCTGTCGTTTACAGGATACTGCTGGGAGCATGCAAGACGCATGGTGATTTAGCCACTGCCGAGGTGGTCACCAAGAAGCTCAATGAGTTGGATGCTGGCAACAGCGGGAACTACACGCTGCTGAGCAACACGTATGCCAGCGCTGATAGATGGAGTGATGCCATGGAGGTCAGGCAGTGGATGGAAGATACTCGTGTGAGGAAATCACCCGCTTGTAGTGTCATCGACTGCTGACCCAGTTAGCGTGAGTTGTACTTAGGTAGTTTCTCGGACCGGTAACAATACTGCTACATTGTTATTTTGGCATATGAATGCAATTAATTGTTTCGATGTGAATAATATAAAAGCCTATTTTTTGTATGTTACCAAAAGGATTTTTGATAATTATATTCCGAGGAATGTAACCAATTCCTTCTGATTTTGCCCTTACAAATTTCTCCTCCGACGCAGGACGCCGTGTAGCATCCTGACGTCTACCAACATTTCCTCATAGAATTGTTCCACGGCAACATCAGTGAGCAATATTACAATTTCTTATCACAGGATGAAGACCTAGTACGGGAGGCTGGGGAGTTCCACCACCTAACACAAGTTCCAATTCAGTTTATTTCTTGTTGGCTGCTGAACGATTGTTGAATGATATAACCTTTGCTTTAAACACCACCATAGCCACTGCTTGTTTTTATTTGTATGTTGTTaataagcatcaacatcatgccatatttTTCACTTTCAAAAAGACTAGTTCATGGTATTGTTTTTTGTCGCTTGAGTACTAGTTAACAGAATTATTTTGTTGATGTTTTACTTATCTTGTTAATCCCTTGCAGGGAAGCAGATTTGTTAAAAGACATGTGCAGTACCACCTTTCTCTTCACTGGCCCACATTTCATGACAAAATCCAGTTTTCTTTCACCATTGTGATCATGGAAGCCATTAAATGGCTTCATGGCTGTCTCATTGTTTCTGGGCACTACCAATCTGTAATGTCTAAGATTCTCAGATTTTATGTTGTTCTGCAACCAGATTTGTTTTTTTGATCATAAAGTATATGGGCAGATTGAAGCACCAACAACTTATCTTTGGAATATCATACTCAGGGGGCTTGCTCAAAGTAATACACTAGAAGATGCAATTGCTTTCTACAAGAAGGCTTGGGGAAAAGGTATGAAGCCAGACAACCTGACATTTCCATTTGTAGTGAAGGTTTGTGCAAGGATTAATGCTCTTAAGGAAGGGACACAGATGCACAACCATGTGCTGAAATATGGCCTTCTTTCCGATATCTTCGTTTCCAATTCGCTGATTCATCTGTATGCTGCTTGTGGTGATTTGTGTGCAAGATCTGTCTTTGATGAGATGCCAGTGAAGGATGTGGTATCCTGAAATTCTTTGATATGTGGATATAGCCAGTGCAACAGATTAACAGATGTGTTAACGTTATTCAAGTTGATGTAGGATGGGGGAGTGAAAGCTGATAAGGTTACCATGGCCAAGGTTGTTTCTGCATGCACTCGTCTAGGAGATTGGAGCATGGCAGATTGCTTGGTTACGTATATAGAGGATTACTGTTTAGAGGTGGATATTTACTTGGGTAATACTTTGATAGTAGTACATTACTATGACAGGCAGGATTACTGCATAGAGGTGGATAATTACTTGGGTATTACTTTGATACATTACTATGACATGCATGGGCAATCAGCGGAAAGAATTTTCCATAATATCAAGGACAGGAATGTTGTGACACTGAACGTGATGATCATAGCATATGCAAAAGGAGGGGGTATGGTCTCGGAAAGAAAACTATTTGAGGAAATTCCTAACAAAGATCTGATCTCATGGAGCTCTATGATATCTGGATATTCACAAGCTAGTCAGTTCTCTGATGCTCTGGAACTCTTCACAGGCAGATGCAGAGAGCCCAGGTGAAACCAGATTTGAGGAAATTCCTAACAAAGATCTGATCTCATGGAGCTCTATGATGTCTGGATATTCACAAGCTAGTCAGTTCTCTGATGCTCTGGAACTCTTCAGGCAGATGCAGAGAGCCCAGGTGAAACCAGATTTGAGGAAATTCCTAACAAAGATCTGATCTCATGGAGCTCTATGATGTTTGGATATTCACAAGCTAGTCAGTTCTCTGATGCTCTGGAACTATTCAGGCAGATGCAGAGAGCCCAGGTGAAACCAGATTTCAGGAAATTCGTAAGAAAGATCTGGTCTCATGGAGCTCTATGATCCCTTGCTAAATTTTCTTGGAGTGTCTTAGGCCAATTATTAGGGTGTAATCGGTTTCCATCTAACTTCGCGCAATTGTTCGGTATCCTTTATAATATTTTGGGGCAGCTGCGTAGGCTAATCTGGATACTTTTTATTGCGCAGTCTTGGGATCTTTGGCATGTCCGAAATAAGCTTCGCCCAATCGCCCCCAGACTCCCCAAGGAAACAGAATAGCAAACCCCAGCTAGCGCGGAATCTAATCAAGAtgtcaccgccgccgccggccaccgATGGCAGCTGCACTCTCTTCCGATGCTTCTGCTGCTGGCGTCGTCGGTGCTCTCCACGGATCCCGCGCGTCGCCCCTGGCAGGGACTACGTGTGCATACCGGCTGGCGCGGATGACCGCCCCGCGTGGTCGCTGCTTGTAGGCTTCCGGGCAGACT
Coding sequences within it:
- the LOC127340130 gene encoding pentatricopeptide repeat-containing protein At1g09220, mitochondrial translates to MARFSPHFSRQRSPPLHPAAAATAAHVHSLLALLLNHQSARRPLLQIHAQLITHKVFDGRPTPWHTLLKAYSRGPFPQEALHLFRHSRRHAASNTYAFTFALGACTRLTWPHATRQLHGLLIRNGFACHAHVHTALTSAYLACGRLADARAAFDEMPAKNAVSWNVMVTGFAGRGEAEHARLLFERMPSRNVVSWTGMIDGYTRSSRHLEAAELFRRMMAEGVSPSEITVLAVVPAVASIGRVLLSEALHGFCEKTGLLVLDVRVGNSLVDLYAKIGSIQSSLKVFREMMERRNLVSWTSIISGFAMHGLSAEAVELFAEMRRAGIAPNRITFLSVLNACSHGGLVEQGVAFFKSMVYEYNINPEIKHFGCVIDMLGRAGRLCEAEQVISGLPMEVNSVVWRTLLGCCSKYGEVEMGERAMKKILEIETESGGDFVVVSNMLTEHGRFSDAERARKLVDERNAVKVPGLALVGASQ
- the LOC139829719 gene encoding pentatricopeptide repeat-containing protein At2g22410, mitochondrial-like, with amino-acid sequence MKKLHGHLIVSGLYNCQYAMSKILRFYAVLQPDLVSAHKVYGQIEAPTTYLCNIILRGLTQSNAPEDAIAFYKKARGEGMVPDNLTFPFVVKACGRFNALKEGKQMHNHVLKYGLLSDIFVSNSLIHLYAACGDLCCARSVFDEMLVVDVVSWNSLICGYSQYNRPKEVLTLFKLMHDGGVKADKITMVKVVSACTRLADWSMADCLVRYIEDYCIEVDVYLGNTLIDYYGRRGQLQSAEKVFFNMKERNAVTLNTMITAYSKGGNLVSARKLFEEIPNKDLIAWSSMISGYSQASQFSDALELFRQMQRTQVKPDAIVITSVLSACGQLGALDLGRWIHEYVRRNKIEADTIMHNSLIDMYAKCGSTKEALQVFKEMKEKDTLSWNSIILGLANNGGEEDALNVFRAMLAEGFRPTGVTFLGVLIACANAELVGEGLDYFDSMKSVHNMEPEMRHYGCIVDLLGRAGQLEKALRFIAEMPMVPDPVVYRILLGACKTHGDLATAEVVTKKLNELDAGNSGNYTLLSNTYASADRWSDAMEVRQWMEDTRVRKSPACSVIDC